One genomic segment of Aminivibrio sp. includes these proteins:
- a CDS encoding amino acid ABC transporter permease, which translates to MTLDFSAIVPYLHMLLTGAKVTIQASALSVLFGAILGIFVGALRVVPFAPVRAAAATYIYIIRGTPLLIQLFLIYFGLPSLGLNLPAFTAGIIGLSINSSGYVGEIVRGGIEAVPKGQWEASKVLGLSYLKTMRFIILPQAIRNMLPAIGNEFVTLIKESSLLSTLAITELTMVGQQVRSVTYASFETFIAVGIIYLVMTSVTSFSLQCVEKKWKVS; encoded by the coding sequence ATGACGCTTGATTTTTCCGCCATCGTCCCATATCTCCATATGCTGCTTACCGGAGCGAAGGTGACTATTCAGGCCTCTGCTCTCTCCGTCCTGTTCGGGGCAATTCTCGGCATTTTCGTCGGTGCCCTCAGGGTGGTTCCCTTTGCGCCCGTTCGGGCTGCCGCAGCGACCTATATTTATATTATAAGAGGGACACCGCTTCTCATCCAGCTCTTCCTGATTTACTTCGGACTTCCCTCCCTCGGGCTGAATCTGCCTGCCTTTACCGCCGGCATAATCGGCCTTTCAATCAATTCGTCGGGATACGTGGGTGAAATTGTCCGGGGAGGAATTGAAGCGGTGCCGAAGGGACAGTGGGAAGCATCCAAGGTGCTCGGTCTTTCGTACCTGAAGACCATGCGCTTCATAATCCTTCCCCAGGCTATCAGGAACATGCTCCCCGCCATCGGGAACGAGTTCGTCACCCTCATCAAGGAATCTTCCCTGCTGTCCACCCTTGCCATAACAGAACTTACCATGGTGGGACAGCAGGTGAGGAGCGTTACCTATGCGTCCTTCGAAACGTTCATCGCGGTGGGAATAATTTACCTTGTGATGACGAGCGTAACGAGCTTTTCCCTTCAATGTGTGGAAAAGAAATGGAAAGTCAGCTGA
- a CDS encoding amino acid ABC transporter ATP-binding protein, protein MSNNEAIPSDSSASLPAIEVRGLHKSFGSLSVLRDVSLSVREGEVVSVIGPSGSGKSTLARCICRLEKINAGEIYLYGKRTDGASHSNRDIARLVGMIFQQFNLFPHLSVLDNLTLSPIQILGLSREDAFENAMALLKRVGLEEKRNARPNELSGGQCQRVAIARALAMNPKIMLFDEPTSALDPELVGEVLDVIAGLADSGMTMMIITHEMMFAKEVSDRVLFMADGNIVEQGHPKKIFSCPELPRTKLFLQRMLVHFGKELTEGDKKEACRHDA, encoded by the coding sequence GTGTCCAATAACGAAGCGATCCCTTCAGATTCTTCCGCTTCCCTTCCCGCAATTGAGGTGCGGGGTCTTCATAAATCCTTCGGCAGTCTGTCCGTGTTGCGGGACGTTTCTCTTTCAGTGCGGGAAGGGGAAGTGGTTTCGGTTATCGGACCAAGCGGTTCGGGGAAAAGCACCCTTGCGCGGTGCATCTGCAGACTGGAGAAAATAAACGCCGGAGAGATTTACCTTTACGGGAAGAGGACCGACGGGGCAAGCCATTCCAACCGCGATATCGCCCGCCTGGTTGGTATGATTTTCCAGCAGTTCAATCTCTTCCCTCATCTTTCTGTCCTGGACAATCTCACGCTGAGCCCCATCCAAATTCTCGGACTTTCGAGGGAAGACGCTTTTGAGAACGCCATGGCCCTTCTGAAGAGGGTCGGGCTGGAAGAAAAGAGAAACGCGCGGCCGAACGAACTCTCTGGAGGCCAGTGTCAGAGGGTGGCCATTGCAAGAGCTCTGGCGATGAATCCCAAAATCATGTTGTTTGACGAGCCGACCAGCGCCCTCGACCCGGAGCTCGTGGGCGAAGTGCTTGATGTAATCGCAGGCCTCGCCGATTCCGGTATGACCATGATGATCATCACCCACGAGATGATGTTCGCAAAAGAAGTCTCTGACAGAGTGCTTTTCATGGCAGACGGCAATATCGTCGAACAGGGACACCCGAAAAAAATCTTCTCTTGTCCGGAACTTCCCAGGACAAAGCTCTTCCTCCAGAGAATGCTCGTACACTTCGGGAAAGAGCTTACCGAAGGAGACAAAAAGGAGGCATGCCGGCATGACGCTTGA
- a CDS encoding MBL fold metallo-hydrolase — protein METVKLGAATEYIPGRVNVGVFLYQDGARLVDSGLDDEAGRKIARMLEERKIPLRRIVTTHSNADHCGGNAFLRKRTGCSVAATRLESVVIENPVLEPLLLWSAFPFAELGNKFLQAKPSEVDMLIENRGVFDESGLEAVPLPGHFLDMIGVRTPDDVFFVADSVFSEDLIEKYAVMFVLDVGAALETIDRLVEAQAAWFVPSHAAATENIVPLAEANRKGLLRVSEAVLDCCGEPAGREEILRGLADRFSLSMSVSEYVLNSAAVGAHLSWLRKQGQVSPLVEKGVLLWRKTS, from the coding sequence GTGGAAACAGTAAAGCTGGGAGCTGCGACGGAGTACATTCCGGGACGAGTGAACGTGGGGGTTTTTCTGTATCAGGACGGGGCAAGGCTGGTTGACAGCGGACTGGATGACGAAGCGGGAAGAAAAATCGCCCGTATGCTCGAGGAGAGAAAAATTCCTCTCCGGAGAATCGTGACGACCCATTCCAATGCGGACCACTGCGGAGGAAACGCCTTCCTGAGAAAAAGGACCGGCTGCTCGGTAGCGGCGACCCGCCTTGAGTCGGTAGTCATTGAAAATCCGGTCCTCGAACCTCTTCTGCTCTGGTCGGCTTTCCCCTTTGCGGAACTGGGGAACAAGTTTCTCCAGGCGAAACCGTCGGAAGTCGACATGCTCATAGAAAACAGGGGGGTGTTCGATGAATCCGGACTGGAAGCGGTACCCCTGCCGGGGCATTTTCTCGACATGATCGGCGTCAGGACGCCCGATGATGTTTTTTTTGTTGCGGACTCCGTCTTCTCGGAAGATCTCATCGAAAAATATGCCGTTATGTTCGTCCTCGATGTGGGTGCGGCCCTGGAAACCATCGACCGGCTGGTCGAGGCCCAAGCCGCCTGGTTTGTTCCAAGCCACGCGGCCGCCACCGAAAACATCGTTCCTCTTGCCGAGGCCAATCGGAAGGGGCTGCTCCGGGTGAGCGAGGCGGTTCTGGACTGCTGCGGGGAGCCGGCCGGCAGGGAGGAAATCCTTCGGGGCCTGGCGGACCGTTTTTCCCTTTCCATGTCGGTGAGTGAGTACGTTCTGAACAGCGCTGCCGTAGGAGCGCATCTTTCATGGCTGAGAAAGCAGGGGCAGGTTTCTCCCCTTGTGGAGAAAGGGGTTTTGCTCTGGCGGAAAACTTCCTGA
- a CDS encoding AEC family transporter codes for MNEIAIIFPIAAIILIGWAFTEFGIIPRSTFRENNKILYWLSIPALLVRLTARADLTAAGNLNLLPAVHASYLLMPLIAWAAGRRAGEERHRLAISALVSMRSNQVFMGIPAVSIALGSTGLESLSLYFAMSLVGYHIISIAASQIVLSGGISPKSILNSVKKLAGNPMVIACFVGIGFSFAGVNEFPRPVDVTLKVLGDIGTGMALLAVGAGLSFRSVPAMLRKTWRDTLIKLMVQPAVVWAFLLVWPVDPVMLKVVVFVSAMPVAVNSLVVAQGMGMDDKYAGEVIAVTTIFSAISLPFWIRLLGI; via the coding sequence ATGAATGAAATTGCCATCATATTCCCTATTGCCGCAATCATCCTTATCGGGTGGGCTTTCACCGAGTTTGGAATTATCCCGAGGAGCACGTTCAGGGAAAACAACAAGATTCTTTACTGGCTTTCGATCCCTGCCCTTCTTGTCCGGCTCACTGCCAGGGCGGACCTTACGGCCGCAGGGAATCTGAACCTTCTTCCGGCAGTCCATGCAAGCTATCTTCTTATGCCCCTGATTGCCTGGGCCGCAGGCAGGCGAGCCGGTGAGGAACGGCACCGGCTCGCCATCTCCGCGCTCGTCTCCATGCGTTCAAACCAGGTTTTCATGGGCATTCCCGCCGTTTCGATCGCCCTTGGCTCAACGGGACTCGAGAGCCTCTCCCTGTATTTCGCCATGAGCCTTGTAGGCTACCACATAATTTCCATCGCGGCATCCCAGATTGTCCTCTCCGGGGGAATTTCACCGAAGTCCATTCTCAACTCGGTAAAGAAGCTCGCCGGCAATCCCATGGTGATCGCCTGCTTCGTCGGGATAGGCTTTTCGTTTGCAGGAGTGAACGAATTTCCGCGCCCGGTGGATGTCACCCTGAAGGTCTTGGGCGACATCGGGACGGGAATGGCGCTCCTCGCCGTGGGAGCGGGGCTGTCTTTCAGGTCCGTTCCCGCCATGCTCCGGAAAACATGGAGGGACACTCTGATCAAGCTCATGGTTCAGCCTGCGGTGGTATGGGCGTTCCTTCTCGTGTGGCCGGTGGATCCCGTTATGCTTAAGGTAGTGGTTTTCGTAAGCGCCATGCCTGTGGCTGTAAACTCTCTCGTGGTGGCCCAGGGAATGGGTATGGACGACAAGTACGCCGGAGAAGTGATTGCCGTAACAACCATCTTTTCGGCAATCTCCCTTCCTTTCTGGATCAGGCTCCTCGGCATTTAA
- a CDS encoding phosphomannomutase/phosphoglucomutase: MQISPVIFREYDIRGVADSDLPDPVVEAVGKAFGTWLRRRGVDKVAVGGDVRLSTARIEQAAVRGLTWAGLDVVRLGTVTTPMLYWSIPGLSLGGGVMITGSHNPKDMNGLKLAWGTSTLYGDEIREILRMILEDDLQKGSAEGRVETADISGLYLEMLQSKITLGPRKLKVVADCGNGTAGLHARSFLESLGVTAVLLFEKPDGTFPNHHPDPQKRENLVSLMEAVVREKADLGIAFDGDADRLGVVDERGEIIWGDILMTLFWKEILPKYPGAEAIVEVKCSQSLVDEILRLGGKPLFWKSGHSLIKAKMKEIGAVFAGELSGHFFFADEYYGFDDSFYAAGRLLRILSHGTGSLSAMISHVPVYLSTAEIRIDCPDEKKFAVVNAIRDKALKDHEAITVDGVRILYPEGWGLIRASNTQPVIVTRCEGKTEKALEEIGADVKMRLLAEGLPDFEWTF; the protein is encoded by the coding sequence ATGCAAATCTCACCTGTCATTTTTCGCGAATACGACATTCGGGGTGTTGCCGATTCCGACCTTCCCGATCCGGTGGTGGAAGCCGTAGGAAAGGCCTTCGGTACCTGGCTCCGCCGCCGCGGCGTGGACAAGGTCGCTGTCGGAGGAGACGTCAGGCTCTCCACGGCAAGAATAGAGCAGGCTGCGGTGAGGGGCCTGACCTGGGCCGGGCTCGACGTGGTCAGGCTCGGAACGGTTACCACGCCCATGCTGTACTGGAGCATACCGGGGCTCTCTCTCGGCGGAGGAGTCATGATCACCGGGAGCCACAATCCGAAGGACATGAACGGCCTCAAGCTTGCCTGGGGAACGTCGACCCTTTACGGCGACGAAATTCGGGAGATTCTCCGCATGATCCTCGAGGACGATCTCCAGAAAGGTTCTGCTGAAGGCAGGGTGGAAACAGCAGATATTTCCGGCTTATACCTCGAGATGCTGCAGTCAAAAATCACCCTCGGTCCCAGAAAGCTCAAGGTTGTGGCAGACTGCGGGAACGGAACCGCCGGCCTTCATGCCCGCTCATTTCTGGAGTCCCTGGGGGTCACTGCGGTCCTGCTTTTTGAAAAGCCTGACGGGACATTTCCCAACCATCACCCCGACCCGCAGAAACGGGAAAACCTCGTTTCTCTCATGGAGGCCGTCGTCAGGGAAAAGGCCGATCTCGGCATCGCCTTCGACGGCGATGCCGACAGGCTGGGCGTGGTGGACGAACGGGGAGAGATAATTTGGGGAGATATCCTCATGACTCTATTCTGGAAGGAGATACTTCCGAAGTACCCGGGAGCGGAAGCCATTGTGGAGGTAAAGTGCTCCCAGTCCCTTGTGGATGAAATTCTCAGGCTCGGTGGAAAACCGCTTTTCTGGAAATCGGGGCACTCCCTCATCAAGGCGAAGATGAAGGAGATTGGTGCCGTTTTCGCCGGTGAGCTTTCCGGCCATTTCTTTTTCGCGGACGAGTATTACGGTTTCGACGACTCTTTCTATGCTGCGGGAAGACTCCTTCGGATACTCTCTCACGGCACGGGAAGCCTTTCTGCCATGATCTCCCATGTGCCGGTTTACCTGAGCACGGCCGAAATCAGGATCGACTGTCCGGACGAAAAAAAATTCGCCGTGGTGAACGCAATTCGTGACAAGGCGCTGAAGGATCATGAAGCCATCACCGTGGACGGGGTCCGGATACTGTACCCCGAGGGGTGGGGGCTGATCAGGGCCTCGAACACCCAGCCCGTGATCGTTACCCGGTGTGAGGGAAAAACCGAGAAAGCCCTTGAAGAAATCGGGGCCGACGTAAAAATGAGGCTCCTCGCCGAAGGACTGCCCGATTTCGAGTGGACCTTCTGA
- a CDS encoding FadR/GntR family transcriptional regulator has protein sequence MENGRGKTKIYDQVVKTVKRMIAEGALPQGSALPPERQLIEELNVSRSSLREGFRILEMMGFIESIPGKGRFVRRSRGEGGGMGKVPLQDEAILELVEARLVLEPAIAVEAAKHASPSDLTRIRRILTKTGKDVESLEHRAQCDYDFHLVLAESTHNFIFVNIVKMTFNLIMATHERIYALLDDKEIFLREHEDVYDAIVVRDLDRVTRLMTAHVQRVYRTLQNGIALEGIREI, from the coding sequence ATGGAGAACGGAAGAGGAAAAACAAAGATTTACGATCAGGTCGTTAAAACGGTAAAGAGAATGATCGCCGAGGGAGCCCTGCCCCAGGGGTCGGCTCTTCCTCCTGAGCGGCAGCTCATCGAGGAACTGAACGTCAGTCGGAGCTCCCTCAGGGAGGGTTTCCGAATCCTTGAAATGATGGGCTTTATCGAAAGCATCCCCGGGAAGGGGCGTTTCGTGCGCAGGTCCCGGGGCGAGGGGGGCGGCATGGGAAAGGTGCCTCTCCAGGACGAAGCGATCCTGGAACTGGTTGAGGCCAGGCTCGTTCTTGAACCCGCCATCGCTGTGGAGGCAGCCAAGCACGCTTCGCCTTCGGACCTGACGAGAATCAGACGGATCCTGACAAAGACCGGGAAAGACGTGGAATCCCTGGAACACCGCGCCCAGTGCGACTACGATTTTCACCTTGTTCTTGCCGAGTCCACCCACAACTTCATCTTCGTCAATATCGTGAAGATGACGTTCAACCTCATCATGGCCACCCACGAACGAATCTACGCGCTCCTCGACGATAAGGAAATTTTCCTGAGAGAACACGAAGACGTGTACGACGCCATCGTCGTAAGGGACCTGGACAGGGTAACCAGGCTCATGACCGCTCATGTTCAGAGGGTATACCGCACCCTGCAGAACGGAATTGCCCTCGAGGGGATACGGGAGATCTGA
- a CDS encoding nucleoside kinase, producing MAFTVHVKNGPVFSSDVPVTGKAVLSESRPEGGDAVVAWRVNNYLRSLDWVIEDSAEVEFIDTSSFEGMEVYRRSLSFLLVLACRKALGRNIVLRHSISEGYYWEDPEGDLSGEDLQSVKIMMADLVSKDLPFVRKVVSLDKARKIFERQGSCEVARLFKWAGVDPVELYRCADMYGYYYAPLAPSTGYLKLFDLKPLDPGMVLQFPTINYPSTLPPFRASKNLSSVFLDYARWLEVLDLRTMDSLHKKVAEGRALEVILISEAFHARNLGKIAEEISSRSKVKIVAIAGPSGSGKTTISERLKIQLQVCGKNPVTLAMDNYFVDRENTPKDEEGNYDFEVIEALELELLEDHLKRLLAGEEVNVPQFDFIEGKKWPGKKVRLHPRDILIMEGIHGLNDRITDVIPKEERYGIFVSPLTGVYLDDHNRTSTTDNRLLRRLVRDSRTRGHSAESTLTIWPKVIRGAMKYVFPYQKRADIMFNSSLPYELSALRAYVDPILHTVPEESPVYGDAQRLLSMLRFIPMIPSENIPNNSIIREFIGGSCFDV from the coding sequence ATGGCGTTTACCGTCCATGTGAAAAACGGGCCCGTTTTTTCGAGCGACGTTCCCGTTACAGGAAAGGCAGTTCTCTCCGAAAGCCGCCCAGAAGGCGGAGACGCTGTCGTAGCCTGGAGAGTAAATAATTATCTCAGATCCCTCGACTGGGTCATCGAAGACTCGGCGGAAGTCGAGTTCATCGACACCTCGTCCTTTGAAGGAATGGAAGTCTACCGGCGTTCCCTCAGCTTTCTCCTTGTCCTTGCCTGCCGGAAAGCCCTGGGCCGAAACATTGTCCTCAGGCATTCCATCAGTGAAGGGTATTACTGGGAAGACCCGGAAGGCGATCTTTCAGGGGAGGATCTCCAGTCCGTCAAAATAATGATGGCGGACCTGGTATCCAAGGACCTTCCCTTCGTCAGGAAAGTCGTCTCCCTCGACAAGGCACGGAAGATTTTCGAACGGCAGGGAAGCTGCGAAGTGGCGAGGCTCTTCAAATGGGCAGGGGTCGATCCGGTTGAACTGTACCGCTGCGCCGACATGTACGGCTATTACTACGCTCCCCTGGCACCGTCCACGGGATACTTGAAGCTTTTCGACCTCAAGCCCCTCGATCCGGGAATGGTGCTCCAGTTCCCGACGATCAACTACCCATCCACCCTTCCTCCTTTCAGAGCATCGAAGAACCTTTCCTCGGTGTTCCTCGACTATGCGCGGTGGCTTGAAGTTCTCGACCTGCGAACCATGGACAGTCTCCACAAGAAAGTCGCAGAGGGCAGGGCTCTCGAAGTCATTCTTATTTCCGAGGCTTTCCATGCCCGAAACCTCGGGAAGATTGCGGAAGAAATTTCCTCCAGGTCCAAGGTCAAGATCGTCGCCATTGCCGGCCCCTCGGGATCGGGGAAGACCACAATCTCGGAACGGTTGAAGATTCAGCTTCAGGTTTGCGGAAAAAATCCCGTAACCCTGGCAATGGACAACTATTTCGTCGATCGCGAGAACACCCCGAAGGACGAGGAGGGCAACTACGATTTCGAGGTTATCGAAGCTCTTGAACTCGAGCTTCTCGAGGACCACCTGAAACGCCTCCTCGCCGGTGAGGAAGTTAATGTTCCCCAGTTCGACTTCATCGAAGGAAAGAAGTGGCCCGGAAAGAAAGTTCGCCTCCATCCCCGGGACATTCTTATCATGGAAGGCATTCACGGCCTCAACGACAGGATTACCGACGTCATCCCGAAAGAAGAGCGCTACGGAATTTTCGTATCCCCCCTGACAGGCGTCTATCTTGACGACCACAACCGGACGAGCACAACCGACAACCGGCTTCTGAGGAGGCTCGTGCGGGATTCCAGAACCCGGGGACATTCCGCAGAATCGACGCTCACCATATGGCCGAAGGTCATCAGGGGAGCCATGAAATACGTCTTTCCCTACCAGAAACGGGCGGATATCATGTTCAATTCATCCCTTCCCTACGAACTCTCCGCTCTCCGGGCTTATGTCGATCCGATTCTGCACACCGTCCCGGAGGAATCTCCTGTCTACGGGGACGCCCAGCGCCTTCTTTCCATGCTTCGTTTTATTCCCATGATTCCGTCTGAAAACATTCCCAATAATTCCATAATCAGGGAATTCATCGGCGGATCCTGCTTCGACGTATAG
- a CDS encoding LacI family DNA-binding transcriptional regulator, which produces MAKATMEDVARLAGVNKATVSRALRGDSRISQATREKVWKIAKNLGYRLDLAASSLSGGKTGIAALVLDEMDPWLTGPFLEGLNRVLSRTGMDLLLKLPGCNPGELFSSLEARHVDCILWAGREERCLEHKGTSSTTPMVTAGFSLPPKPAVLISPERTMERLKTLAGETGTLRYWNSGGVPLFPFLSRMIVPWKTGEKKITLVIDGEDQTPLPGERCVFCTRPGTHPPLGMYSIEWPAFEFGVTAARILVNVLHGQSPVPEVTYLVPTLKSPEGDTLPYVK; this is translated from the coding sequence ATGGCGAAGGCGACCATGGAGGACGTCGCCCGTCTGGCCGGTGTGAACAAAGCCACGGTCAGCCGGGCGCTGCGGGGTGACTCCCGCATATCCCAGGCAACAAGGGAAAAGGTCTGGAAAATCGCGAAAAATCTGGGCTACAGGCTTGATCTGGCTGCAAGCAGCCTGTCGGGAGGAAAAACGGGGATTGCCGCTCTTGTCCTTGATGAAATGGATCCCTGGCTGACCGGTCCTTTCCTTGAGGGGCTCAATAGAGTGCTCTCAAGGACCGGAATGGATCTTCTCCTGAAGCTTCCCGGCTGCAATCCGGGAGAACTTTTTTCCTCCCTCGAAGCACGGCACGTAGATTGCATACTCTGGGCAGGAAGGGAGGAACGCTGTCTTGAACATAAGGGGACGTCATCTACTACTCCCATGGTCACCGCCGGCTTTTCTCTCCCCCCAAAACCCGCAGTCCTCATTTCTCCTGAAAGAACTATGGAACGCCTGAAAACTCTGGCAGGAGAAACCGGAACACTGAGATACTGGAACAGCGGAGGAGTCCCTCTCTTTCCTTTTCTCTCCCGGATGATCGTGCCATGGAAAACGGGAGAGAAAAAAATAACGCTCGTGATTGACGGAGAGGACCAAACTCCCCTGCCCGGCGAACGGTGTGTTTTTTGCACGCGGCCGGGAACACATCCTCCGCTTGGTATGTATTCCATCGAATGGCCTGCTTTTGAATTCGGCGTTACGGCGGCGCGCATCCTCGTCAATGTCCTCCATGGCCAGTCACCCGTGCCGGAAGTTACGTACCTGGTACCTACCCTGAAATCACCGGAAGGGGATACATTACCCTACGTAAAATAA